Proteins encoded within one genomic window of Setaria italica strain Yugu1 chromosome IV, Setaria_italica_v2.0, whole genome shotgun sequence:
- the LOC101776083 gene encoding glycerol-3-phosphate 2-O-acyltransferase 6, producing MASGVGEPPFPAVDKCDASRLGTESTVAADLDGTLLRSRSAFPYYALVAYETGGAPRLALLLLLAPLAAALSRLASSPAAGVRVLVFAATAGARVADVESAARAVLPRFYAADVHPAAWRVFAACGGGRRLVLTATPRVMAEPFLRGCLGADAVAGTELATWRGRATGWVDARWGVLVGERKAQALREMVGHGEMPDVGLGDGKSDYAFMRICKEAYLVPQTPVEAVRADELPKRIVFHDGRLVQRPTPLVALLTLLWLPVGLLLSLVRFAASALLPMRWLHFALHALGVRVVVRGSPPPPPRHGGGATGGVLFACCHRTLLDAIFLSVALGRPVATVTYSISRLSEFLSPIRTVRLTRDRAADAATIRTVLSEGDLAVCPEGTTCREPFLLRFSALFAELTDDIVPVAVECRMSMFHGTTARGWKGMDPFYFSMNPRPVYTVTFLDKLPADLTCGGGKSSHEVANYVQKVIASTLSYQCTGFTRKDKYRELADNDGVVHAR from the exons TGGCGTCGGGTGTCGGGGAGCCGCCGTTCCCGGCGGTGGACAAGTGCGATGCATCGCGCCTCGGGACGGAGTCCACGGTCGCGGCGGACCTCGACGGCACTCTGCTCCGTTCCCGGAGCGCGTTCCCGTACTACGCGCTCGTCGCCTACGAGACGGGCGGCGCGCCGCGCCttgcgctgctgctgcttctggcgccgctggcggcggcgctgtcccGCCTGGCGTCGTCGCCCGCCGCGGGGGTGCGGGTGCTGGTGTTCGCGGCCACGGCGGGGGCGCGCGTGGCCGACGTCGAgtccgcggcgcgcgccgtgcTGCCCAGGTTCTACGCCGCCGACGTGCACCCGGCCGCGTGGCGCGTCTTCGCGGCGTGCGGCGGGGGCAGGCGGCTGGTGCTCACCGCCACGCCGCGGGTCATGGCGGAACCGTTCCTGCGGGGCTGCCTGGGCGCGGACGCCGTCGCCGGCACGGAGCTCGCGACGTGGCGCGGGCGCGCCACTGGGTGGGTCGACGCGCGCTGGGGCGTGCTCGTCGGCGAGAGGAAGGCTCAGGCGCTCAGGGAGATGGTCGGGCACGGTGAGATGCCGGACGTCGGGCTGGGCGATGGGAAGTCGGATTACGCCTTCATGCGCATCTGCAAG GAGGCCTACCTCGTGCCGCAGACGCCGGTGGAGGCCGTGCGCGCTGACGAGCTGCCGAAGCGGATCGTCTTCCACGACGGCCGCCTCGTGCAGCGCCCGACCCCGCTCGTCGCGCTGCTCACCCTGCTGTGGCTCCccgtcggcctcctcctctcgctcgtCCGCTTCGCCGCGTCGGCGCTCCTCCCGATGCGGTGGCTCCACTTCGCCCTCCACGCGCTGGGCGTACGCGTCGTCGTGCgggggtcgccgccgccgccgccgcgccacggtggcggcgcgacgggcggcgTGCTCTTCGCCTGCTGCCACCGCACGCTCCTCGACGCGATCTTCCTCTCCGTCGCGCTCGGCCGGCCCGTGGCCACCGTCACCTACTCCATCTCCCGCCTCTCCGAGTTCCTGTCCCCGATCCGCACCGTGCGGCTCACCCGcgaccgcgccgccgacgccgccaccatCAGGACCGTGCTGTCCGAGGGCGACCTCGCCGTCTGCCCCGAGGGGACCACGTGCCGGGAGCCGTTCCTGCTGCGGTTCTCGGCGCTCTTCGCCGAGCTCACCGACGACATCGtgccggtggcggtggagtGCCGGATGAGCATGTTCCACGGCACGACGGCGAGGGGCTGGAAGGGGATGGACCCCTTCTACTTCTCCATGAACCCGAGGCCGGTGTACACGGTCACGTTCCTCGACAAGCTGCCGGCAGACCTCACCTGCGGTGGCGGTAAGTCCAGCCATGAGGTGGCCAACTACGTGCAGAAGGTCATAGCCTCCACGCTCTCGTACCAGTGCACCGGCTTCACCAGGAAGGACAAGTACAGGGAGCTAGCCGACAACGACGGCGTAGTCCATGCCAGGTAA